TCTTCGGGATGAATTGGGCCCGGAGACCCCCTGGCATGTGACCCGGTTTTATCCCACCTACCGCCTCCTTACCCGTCCGCCCACCCCGGTAGAGACCCTGAAGCGGGCCTACGAGATCGGAAAAGAAGAAGGTCTGCGCTATGTTTACACCGGAAACGTCCCCGGAGAGGCCGGAGAAAATACCTACTGCTGGGCTTGCGGAAGGCTCCTTATCGAACGCTTCGGCTTCCGCATCCTCAAGAAGGAAATCCCTCCCGAGGGCACCTGTCCTCACTGCGGAGCGAAGATAGATGGCCTCTGGAGCTGAGGGGATAGTCCTTCTCGACCACGGAAGCGGCGGTCGGGCCACCCACCAGCTTCTCCGGGAGGTCTTTTTTGAGGCCTTTGAGAGATCTCCAGAGCTTCTGGATGCGGCCCTCCTTGAGGATCTGCAGGGCCCTCTGGCCTTTACCACCGACAGCTTTGTGGTCTCCCCCCTCTTTTTCCCCGGAGGAGACATCGGATCCCTTGCGGTTCACGGCACGGCCAACGATCTAGCCATGGTGGGGGCGGAGCCCCTTTTTCTCTCCTGCGGTTTCATCCTGGAAGAAGGGTTCTCTCTGAGGGACCTGCGCAAGGTGGTCCGCTCCATGGCCGAGGCCGCCCGGGCCCTGGGGATACATATCGTCTGCGGCGACACCAAGGTCGTCCCCCGGGGCAAGGGGGACGGCCTTTACCTCAATACCGCCGGGCTCGGCCGTCTCCTGAGGTCTCCGGCCCCTCATCCCTCCCGCATTCGTCCCGGGGACCGGGTCCTGGTCTCCGGCCCGGTGGGAGATCACGGTCTGGCGGTGCTGGCCGCTCGGGAGGGGCTCCCCCTCAAGGGGCTTCGGAGTGATTCCGCCCCGGTCTGGCCCCTGGTAAAACCCCTGCTTGAGGTCCTGGGAGAGGACCTCCACGCCCTGCGGGACCCCACCCGCGGAGGACTGGCCACCACCATAAACGAGCTGGCCGAGGAGTCGGGTACCCTGATCTATCTGGACGAGGCGGCCATTCCCGTGCGTCCGGAGGTCCGGGGCGGAGCCGAGATTTTGGGGCTCGACCCCCTTTATCTGGCCTGTGAAGGACGCTTTGTGGCGGTGGTGTCCGCCTCTCGGGCGGCCGAGGCCCTAGATCTTCTCCGGGGCCTGGCGGGAGGAGAAGGGGCCGCCCTCATCGGAGAGGTTCGGGAGGCCGCAAGCCGCCCCCTGGTGGTGCTCCGCACCCGGGTAGGCGGAGAAAGGATCCTCCCCGTCCTTACCGGAGAGCCCCTCCCCCGCATCTGCTAACCCTTGAAGGGATCTCCAAGTAGGATTAAAAACCCCGGAAAAAGATAGGGAGAGGGCTTATGAAGAACCTCGAGCCGGAAGAGGCCCTGGAGTATCTCAAAAGGGGAACGGTGGATATCATCGAAGAGGAGGAATTGCTGGCCAAACTTCGGCGTTCGGCGGAGACCGGCCGGCCCCTGCGCGTAAAAGCCGGTTTTGACCCCACGGCCCCGGATCTTCACCTGGGCCACACCGTGCTCCTGCGCAAGATGCGTCATTTCCAGGATCTAGGGCACATGGTCTACTTCCTCATCGGGGACTTCACGGCCATGATCGGAGATCCCTCGGGCCGCTCCGAGACCCGCCCCCCTCTCACCAGGGAAGAGATCCAGGAGAACGCCCGGACCTATGCCGACCAAGTCTTTAAGATCCTGGATCCGGAAAGGACCCAGGTGGTCTTCAATAGCCAGTGGATGAGCCGGATGACCGCCGAGGATTTCATCCGGCTCTGCGCCAAATACACCGTGGCCCGGATGCTT
This portion of the Thermosulfurimonas marina genome encodes:
- the hypE gene encoding hydrogenase expression/formation protein HypE codes for the protein MASGAEGIVLLDHGSGGRATHQLLREVFFEAFERSPELLDAALLEDLQGPLAFTTDSFVVSPLFFPGGDIGSLAVHGTANDLAMVGAEPLFLSCGFILEEGFSLRDLRKVVRSMAEAARALGIHIVCGDTKVVPRGKGDGLYLNTAGLGRLLRSPAPHPSRIRPGDRVLVSGPVGDHGLAVLAAREGLPLKGLRSDSAPVWPLVKPLLEVLGEDLHALRDPTRGGLATTINELAEESGTLIYLDEAAIPVRPEVRGGAEILGLDPLYLACEGRFVAVVSASRAAEALDLLRGLAGGEGAALIGEVREAASRPLVVLRTRVGGERILPVLTGEPLPRIC